Part of the Streptomyces sp. FXJ1.172 genome, GTCGTCGACCGCGGAGCTCACCCGTCCCAGCATCGTGGTCTCGACCGCCCGAACGCCGCCGGCATCGAAGTTGATCGGTCCGCTGTCCGCGACATCGGTCGGCGAGGCCCCGGACGACTGGCCGGGAGGTGCCTCGTTGAAGGACGGCGGAGTGCTCCAGCGCACGTGGACGTCCGGTACGAGATAGTAAAGGTTCTTCCCCGAGTCGGGGTCGGGGGTATTGTCGCCGCCCTTGGCGTTCGGGTCGATCGGATTCGGGTCGTACTGCGAGGACTGCGGGTCGGACATATTCTTCTCCCTTTACCTGCGGTCGGCGTCCGCGACGCGGTGCCGACGTTTCGGCCGACGGAGATCGGTCTGCAGAAGTTTGCCATATCGGGGCCAGTCGGTGCGAGGCCCCGGCGAGATTCCGGAAGAACAACCGATGAAACTCGGCGGCCGGTCGCCGGCGGACGACACGTGAAAGAAGTATGACCCATGAAGAAGTATCTGTCGGCCGCGGAGTTCGAGGTCGCCCTGCATGAACTCGAGGCTGCGATCGGAACCGTGGGTGCAGAAAGGGACAACATAGCCGGCCTGCTCGGTGAGATCGGAAGGGCTTTCAGCGCCGCCGAATCATCGTGGGAAAGCCCGTCAGCGACAACGTTCGCGCAGACCCAGCAGTGGTTCACCCGTTCCTCGAACGAACTGCACGATCTGCTCGCTGAGATGGTCCGCCGGATGGAAGTCGCCTACCGGAACTACCTTGATACCGAGATCCAGAATCATGCCAATGTCACCCCGAACGGATCGGGAGGGAAGGGGCAAGGGGGGCACACCCCGAACGGGGCGGACGGGTACGACAGGGCGGCGAACCTGGGCAACGGGCACAAGCCGGCGCCGGGATCGGGGAACGGGTCCCAGCCGGCGGCGACCGCGCGTGTCCGTCCGGGGAACAGCGGGGCAGCCGGCGACGTGCCCGGATCGCCGATCGTGGGGAGCGCGTCGTGAGCCGGGTGACGGACGGCCGTGGTGCCCGCCCTGCCCGGTGGCGAGCTGCCGCGGCGGCCGAGGAAGTGGGCTGTCGACCGGGGCCGGGGCGCAGTCGCGGGCACCGCGTCGCAGCGCCGTACAGCGGTCAGGAATTCTCCCGGCGGGCCGCGATGACCCCGTCGGACGACAGGAGGAGCCGGCATGCCTGATGTCAGCTATGACATGAGCAAGCTAAAGATTGATCCGCACGCTCTCGGCGACAGCTCCCAGCGAATCGACTCGCTGGGAAAAAAGGTGGCCGACGCGGTCGTACGGATCAACAACGTCACTTCCAACCTGGAATTGTCGTGGGTGGGCAAGAGCGCCCAGGAAGCTCAGGAATTCTCGGATCAGTGGAAGAAGGTGATGACGCACATGTTCGGGGACAGCGACACCAAGACGAACGGCGTGCTCCCCGTCATGGCCGGAGGGCTCAAGGGGACAGCCATCGGATTCAGTCACACGGAACTTGGACTGTGGAAGTTCTTCAATGATTTGAATAATGCGATGAACAG contains:
- a CDS encoding WXG100 family type VII secretion target, producing the protein MKKYLSAAEFEVALHELEAAIGTVGAERDNIAGLLGEIGRAFSAAESSWESPSATTFAQTQQWFTRSSNELHDLLAEMVRRMEVAYRNYLDTEIQNHANVTPNGSGGKGQGGHTPNGADGYDRAANLGNGHKPAPGSGNGSQPAATARVRPGNSGAAGDVPGSPIVGSAS
- a CDS encoding WXG100 family type VII secretion target → MPDVSYDMSKLKIDPHALGDSSQRIDSLGKKVADAVVRINNVTSNLELSWVGKSAQEAQEFSDQWKKVMTHMFGDSDTKTNGVLPVMAGGLKGTAIGFSHTELGLWKFFNDLNNAMNSGGSGGGTPSSSPEDVDDMNSAVYENFPQ